In Salvelinus alpinus chromosome 22, SLU_Salpinus.1, whole genome shotgun sequence, one genomic interval encodes:
- the LOC139549040 gene encoding rap1 GTPase-activating protein 2-like isoform X10: protein MLRRKRSVSFGGFGWKQELLTISNVPLGDCPPSPPRTAPPTMKDDYIPYPRIEDILKKGSPYPQVILPQFGGYWIEDAEALAGTPTSSESSFCEEDDGGGMSPGGGFGFRLECNSSARAYRKHFLGREHMNYYCTGSSLGNLIMSLKHEEAEGQEFLRILLRSRTKTHHDRISLAGLNQLPSVPQIAKLLCDDVTGLKFNPVLYPRGSQLIVGYDEHEVNNTFKFGVIYQKFGQTSEEELFGNNEETPAFREFLSVLGDNIELNDFKGFRGGLDVSHGQTGSESVYTVFREREMMFHVSTKLPFTEGDVQQLQRKRHIGNDIVAAVFQEDATPFVPDMIASNFLHAYVLVQVENPGTEHTTYKVSVTAREDVPPFGPPLPNPAVFKKGPEFRDFLLTKLINAENACYKSDKFAKLEGRTRAALLDNLHDELHRQTQVTLGQGQAGEEDKLENGGHGGLLESFKRAMRVRSHSMETMVGSHRHRGPGVGGGVPASLSGGGLPQSTECTKSTFTPPVLSAKSPLKSPVKRRSGLFPRLHSSTESPSDRHTRSDQKTPDICPLGQEGRSETWSNPSSPERPFLKLKDCSRPNISRSSSSTSSFSSTTGEGEALEELDTGTHPSIASSSVFSPYPSLSVESQGSATPLIMCRSPTDVKSKMSPRSNLKFRFDKMSHATTTLGYDRWI, encoded by the exons GAAGCAGGAACTGCTGACCATCTCCAATGTGCCCTTGGGAGATTGCCCCCCCTCGCCCCCCCGCACCGCCCCGCCCACCATGAAG gatGACTACATCCCATACCCGCGGATAGAGGAC ATTCTGAAGAAGGGTAGCCCATACCCGCAGGTGATCCTGCCCCAGTTTGGGGGTTACTGGATTGAGGATGCCGAGGCGCTTGCGGGCACCCCCACCTCCTCGGAGAGCAGCTTCTGTGAGGAGGATGACGGAGGGGGCATGAGCCCTGGGGGAGGGTTCGGCTTCAGGCTGGAGTGTAACAGCTCGGCCAGGGCCTACCGCAAACATTTCCTGGGCAGG GAGCATATGAACTACTACTGCACAGGCAGCAGTCTGGGGAACCTCATTATGTCACTGAAGCACGAGGAGGCAGAGGGCCAGGAGTTCCTCCGCATCTTGCTCAG GTCGAGGACAAAGACACACCATGACAGGATCTCTCTGGCAGGCCTCAACCAGCTTCCCAGTGTACCCCAGATAGCCAAG CTCCTCTGTGACGACGTGACTGGCCTGAAGTTCAACCCGGTCCTGTACCCCAGA GGCTCTCAGTTGATAGTAGGTTATGACGAACATGAAGTGAACAACACCTTTAAGTTTGGTGTCATCTACCAGAAGTTTGGTCAG ACGTCAGAGGAGGAGTTGTTTGGGAACAATGAGGAGACGCCAGCCTTCCGGGAGTTCCTCAGTGTTCTGGGAGACAACATAGAGCTGAACGACTTTAAGGG GTTCCGTGGTGGTCTGGACGTATCTCACGGTCAGACAGGCTCTGAGTCCGTCTACACcgtcttcagagagagagagatgatgttcCACGTCTCCACTAAACTACCCTTCACTGAGGGAGACGTACAACAG CTCCAGAGGAAGAGGCACATAGGAAATGACATCGTGGCGGCGGTCTTCCAGGAAGATGCCACGCCCTTTGTGCCTGACATGATCGCCTCCAACTTCCTCCATGCGTATGTGCTGGTGCAGGTGGAGAACCCTGGTACTGAACACACTACATACAAG GTGTCTGTTACAGCGAGGGAGGATGTACCTCCGTTTGGCCCACCTCTCCCCAATCCAGCGGTCTTCAAGAAA GGTCCTGAGTTCCGCGacttcctcctgacaaagctgatCAATGCAGAGAACGCCTGCTACAAGTCTGACAAGTTTGCCAAGCTAGAG GGGCGGACACGAGCTGCGCTGCTGGATAACCTTCACGATGAGCTCCACAGACAGACCCAAGTTACTCTGGGGCAAGGCCAGGCTGGGGAGGAGGACAAGCTGGAGAATGGGGGCCATGGGGGACTGCTGGAGTCCTTCAAG CGTGCCATGCGCGTCCGGAGTCACTCCATGGAGACCATGGTGGGGTCCCACCGTCACCGAGGTCCAGGGGTGGGAGGGGGGGTGCCGGCCAGCTTGAGTGGAGGGGGGCTGCCGCAGAGCACCGAGTGCACAAAGAGTACCTTCACG CCACCGGTACTGTCAGCCAAGTCTCCCCTAAAGAGTCCAGTGAAGCGTCGTTCAGGCCTCTTCCCCCGCCTCCACTCCAGCACAGAGAGCCCCTCGGACAGACACACGCGCAG TGACCAAAAGACCCCAGACATCTGCCCGCTCGGACAGGAAGGGAGGTCAGAGACGTGGTCCAACCCCAGCTCGCCGGAGAG GCCGTTCCTCAAGCTGAAGGACTGCAGCAGACCCAACATCTCCCGCTCCTCCTCCAGCACCAGCAGCTTCAGCAGCACCACCGGGGAGGGAGAGGCCCTGGAGGAGCTTGACACT GGAACCCACCCGTCCATAGCCTCCTCGTCCGTGTTCAGCCCCTACCCTTCCCTCAGCGTGGAGAGCCAAGGCTCTGCCACCCCCCTCATCATGTGTCGCAGTCCCACAG ATGTAAAGAGTAAGATGTCTCCCAGGTCAAACTTGAAGTTCCGCTTTGACAAGATGAGTCACGCCACAACT ACATTAGGATATGATAGGTGGATATAG
- the LOC139549040 gene encoding rap1 GTPase-activating protein 2-like isoform X2, translated as MSGSTPEPAPPRVHSKKAGIRAAVILIGLLQKSRRAKEREREKERERKQELLTISNVPLGDCPPSPPRTAPPTMKSAEFFDMLERMQVPKSEETKPHSQRSKDDYIPYPRIEDILKKGSPYPQVILPQFGGYWIEDAEALAGTPTSSESSFCEEDDGGGMSPGGGFGFRLECNSSARAYRKHFLGREHMNYYCTGSSLGNLIMSLKHEEAEGQEFLRILLRSRTKTHHDRISLAGLNQLPSVPQIAKLLCDDVTGLKFNPVLYPRGSQLIVGYDEHEVNNTFKFGVIYQKFGQTSEEELFGNNEETPAFREFLSVLGDNIELNDFKGFRGGLDVSHGQTGSESVYTVFREREMMFHVSTKLPFTEGDVQQLQRKRHIGNDIVAAVFQEDATPFVPDMIASNFLHAYVLVQVENPGTEHTTYKVSVTAREDVPPFGPPLPNPAVFKKGPEFRDFLLTKLINAENACYKSDKFAKLEGRTRAALLDNLHDELHRQTQVTLGQGQAGEEDKLENGGHGGLLESFKRAMRVRSHSMETMVGSHRHRGPGVGGGVPASLSGGGLPQSTECTKSTFTPPVLSAKSPLKSPVKRRSGLFPRLHSSTESPSDRHTRSDQKTPDICPLGQEGRSETWSNPSSPERPFLKLKDCSRPNISRSSSSTSSFSSTTGEGEALEELDTGTHPSIASSSVFSPYPSLSVESQGSATPLIMCRSPTDVKSKMSPRSNLKFRFDKMSHATTSE; from the exons GAAGCAGGAACTGCTGACCATCTCCAATGTGCCCTTGGGAGATTGCCCCCCCTCGCCCCCCCGCACCGCCCCGCCCACCATGAAG tcTGCCGAGTTCTTTGACATGCTGGAAAGGATGCAG GTCCCTAAATCTGAGGAGACGAAGCCCCACTCGCAGAGAAGCAAG gatGACTACATCCCATACCCGCGGATAGAGGAC ATTCTGAAGAAGGGTAGCCCATACCCGCAGGTGATCCTGCCCCAGTTTGGGGGTTACTGGATTGAGGATGCCGAGGCGCTTGCGGGCACCCCCACCTCCTCGGAGAGCAGCTTCTGTGAGGAGGATGACGGAGGGGGCATGAGCCCTGGGGGAGGGTTCGGCTTCAGGCTGGAGTGTAACAGCTCGGCCAGGGCCTACCGCAAACATTTCCTGGGCAGG GAGCATATGAACTACTACTGCACAGGCAGCAGTCTGGGGAACCTCATTATGTCACTGAAGCACGAGGAGGCAGAGGGCCAGGAGTTCCTCCGCATCTTGCTCAG GTCGAGGACAAAGACACACCATGACAGGATCTCTCTGGCAGGCCTCAACCAGCTTCCCAGTGTACCCCAGATAGCCAAG CTCCTCTGTGACGACGTGACTGGCCTGAAGTTCAACCCGGTCCTGTACCCCAGA GGCTCTCAGTTGATAGTAGGTTATGACGAACATGAAGTGAACAACACCTTTAAGTTTGGTGTCATCTACCAGAAGTTTGGTCAG ACGTCAGAGGAGGAGTTGTTTGGGAACAATGAGGAGACGCCAGCCTTCCGGGAGTTCCTCAGTGTTCTGGGAGACAACATAGAGCTGAACGACTTTAAGGG GTTCCGTGGTGGTCTGGACGTATCTCACGGTCAGACAGGCTCTGAGTCCGTCTACACcgtcttcagagagagagagatgatgttcCACGTCTCCACTAAACTACCCTTCACTGAGGGAGACGTACAACAG CTCCAGAGGAAGAGGCACATAGGAAATGACATCGTGGCGGCGGTCTTCCAGGAAGATGCCACGCCCTTTGTGCCTGACATGATCGCCTCCAACTTCCTCCATGCGTATGTGCTGGTGCAGGTGGAGAACCCTGGTACTGAACACACTACATACAAG GTGTCTGTTACAGCGAGGGAGGATGTACCTCCGTTTGGCCCACCTCTCCCCAATCCAGCGGTCTTCAAGAAA GGTCCTGAGTTCCGCGacttcctcctgacaaagctgatCAATGCAGAGAACGCCTGCTACAAGTCTGACAAGTTTGCCAAGCTAGAG GGGCGGACACGAGCTGCGCTGCTGGATAACCTTCACGATGAGCTCCACAGACAGACCCAAGTTACTCTGGGGCAAGGCCAGGCTGGGGAGGAGGACAAGCTGGAGAATGGGGGCCATGGGGGACTGCTGGAGTCCTTCAAG CGTGCCATGCGCGTCCGGAGTCACTCCATGGAGACCATGGTGGGGTCCCACCGTCACCGAGGTCCAGGGGTGGGAGGGGGGGTGCCGGCCAGCTTGAGTGGAGGGGGGCTGCCGCAGAGCACCGAGTGCACAAAGAGTACCTTCACG CCACCGGTACTGTCAGCCAAGTCTCCCCTAAAGAGTCCAGTGAAGCGTCGTTCAGGCCTCTTCCCCCGCCTCCACTCCAGCACAGAGAGCCCCTCGGACAGACACACGCGCAG TGACCAAAAGACCCCAGACATCTGCCCGCTCGGACAGGAAGGGAGGTCAGAGACGTGGTCCAACCCCAGCTCGCCGGAGAG GCCGTTCCTCAAGCTGAAGGACTGCAGCAGACCCAACATCTCCCGCTCCTCCTCCAGCACCAGCAGCTTCAGCAGCACCACCGGGGAGGGAGAGGCCCTGGAGGAGCTTGACACT GGAACCCACCCGTCCATAGCCTCCTCGTCCGTGTTCAGCCCCTACCCTTCCCTCAGCGTGGAGAGCCAAGGCTCTGCCACCCCCCTCATCATGTGTCGCAGTCCCACAG ATGTAAAGAGTAAGATGTCTCCCAGGTCAAACTTGAAGTTCCGCTTTGACAAGATGAGTCACGCCACAACT
- the LOC139549040 gene encoding rap1 GTPase-activating protein 2-like isoform X7, whose translation MLRRKRSVSFGGFGWIDKSTVAALKGRKQELLTISNVPLGDCPPSPPRTAPPTMKSAEFFDMLERMQDDYIPYPRIEDILKKGSPYPQVILPQFGGYWIEDAEALAGTPTSSESSFCEEDDGGGMSPGGGFGFRLECNSSARAYRKHFLGREHMNYYCTGSSLGNLIMSLKHEEAEGQEFLRILLRSRTKTHHDRISLAGLNQLPSVPQIAKLLCDDVTGLKFNPVLYPRGSQLIVGYDEHEVNNTFKFGVIYQKFGQTSEEELFGNNEETPAFREFLSVLGDNIELNDFKGFRGGLDVSHGQTGSESVYTVFREREMMFHVSTKLPFTEGDVQQLQRKRHIGNDIVAAVFQEDATPFVPDMIASNFLHAYVLVQVENPGTEHTTYKVSVTAREDVPPFGPPLPNPAVFKKGPEFRDFLLTKLINAENACYKSDKFAKLEGRTRAALLDNLHDELHRQTQVTLGQGQAGEEDKLENGGHGGLLESFKRAMRVRSHSMETMVGSHRHRGPGVGGGVPASLSGGGLPQSTECTKSTFTPPVLSAKSPLKSPVKRRSGLFPRLHSSTESPSDRHTRSDQKTPDICPLGQEGRSETWSNPSSPERPFLKLKDCSRPNISRSSSSTSSFSSTTGEGEALEELDTGTHPSIASSSVFSPYPSLSVESQGSATPLIMCRSPTDVKSKMSPRSNLKFRFDKMSHATTTLGYDRWI comes from the exons GAAGCAGGAACTGCTGACCATCTCCAATGTGCCCTTGGGAGATTGCCCCCCCTCGCCCCCCCGCACCGCCCCGCCCACCATGAAG tcTGCCGAGTTCTTTGACATGCTGGAAAGGATGCAG gatGACTACATCCCATACCCGCGGATAGAGGAC ATTCTGAAGAAGGGTAGCCCATACCCGCAGGTGATCCTGCCCCAGTTTGGGGGTTACTGGATTGAGGATGCCGAGGCGCTTGCGGGCACCCCCACCTCCTCGGAGAGCAGCTTCTGTGAGGAGGATGACGGAGGGGGCATGAGCCCTGGGGGAGGGTTCGGCTTCAGGCTGGAGTGTAACAGCTCGGCCAGGGCCTACCGCAAACATTTCCTGGGCAGG GAGCATATGAACTACTACTGCACAGGCAGCAGTCTGGGGAACCTCATTATGTCACTGAAGCACGAGGAGGCAGAGGGCCAGGAGTTCCTCCGCATCTTGCTCAG GTCGAGGACAAAGACACACCATGACAGGATCTCTCTGGCAGGCCTCAACCAGCTTCCCAGTGTACCCCAGATAGCCAAG CTCCTCTGTGACGACGTGACTGGCCTGAAGTTCAACCCGGTCCTGTACCCCAGA GGCTCTCAGTTGATAGTAGGTTATGACGAACATGAAGTGAACAACACCTTTAAGTTTGGTGTCATCTACCAGAAGTTTGGTCAG ACGTCAGAGGAGGAGTTGTTTGGGAACAATGAGGAGACGCCAGCCTTCCGGGAGTTCCTCAGTGTTCTGGGAGACAACATAGAGCTGAACGACTTTAAGGG GTTCCGTGGTGGTCTGGACGTATCTCACGGTCAGACAGGCTCTGAGTCCGTCTACACcgtcttcagagagagagagatgatgttcCACGTCTCCACTAAACTACCCTTCACTGAGGGAGACGTACAACAG CTCCAGAGGAAGAGGCACATAGGAAATGACATCGTGGCGGCGGTCTTCCAGGAAGATGCCACGCCCTTTGTGCCTGACATGATCGCCTCCAACTTCCTCCATGCGTATGTGCTGGTGCAGGTGGAGAACCCTGGTACTGAACACACTACATACAAG GTGTCTGTTACAGCGAGGGAGGATGTACCTCCGTTTGGCCCACCTCTCCCCAATCCAGCGGTCTTCAAGAAA GGTCCTGAGTTCCGCGacttcctcctgacaaagctgatCAATGCAGAGAACGCCTGCTACAAGTCTGACAAGTTTGCCAAGCTAGAG GGGCGGACACGAGCTGCGCTGCTGGATAACCTTCACGATGAGCTCCACAGACAGACCCAAGTTACTCTGGGGCAAGGCCAGGCTGGGGAGGAGGACAAGCTGGAGAATGGGGGCCATGGGGGACTGCTGGAGTCCTTCAAG CGTGCCATGCGCGTCCGGAGTCACTCCATGGAGACCATGGTGGGGTCCCACCGTCACCGAGGTCCAGGGGTGGGAGGGGGGGTGCCGGCCAGCTTGAGTGGAGGGGGGCTGCCGCAGAGCACCGAGTGCACAAAGAGTACCTTCACG CCACCGGTACTGTCAGCCAAGTCTCCCCTAAAGAGTCCAGTGAAGCGTCGTTCAGGCCTCTTCCCCCGCCTCCACTCCAGCACAGAGAGCCCCTCGGACAGACACACGCGCAG TGACCAAAAGACCCCAGACATCTGCCCGCTCGGACAGGAAGGGAGGTCAGAGACGTGGTCCAACCCCAGCTCGCCGGAGAG GCCGTTCCTCAAGCTGAAGGACTGCAGCAGACCCAACATCTCCCGCTCCTCCTCCAGCACCAGCAGCTTCAGCAGCACCACCGGGGAGGGAGAGGCCCTGGAGGAGCTTGACACT GGAACCCACCCGTCCATAGCCTCCTCGTCCGTGTTCAGCCCCTACCCTTCCCTCAGCGTGGAGAGCCAAGGCTCTGCCACCCCCCTCATCATGTGTCGCAGTCCCACAG ATGTAAAGAGTAAGATGTCTCCCAGGTCAAACTTGAAGTTCCGCTTTGACAAGATGAGTCACGCCACAACT ACATTAGGATATGATAGGTGGATATAG
- the LOC139549040 gene encoding rap1 GTPase-activating protein 2-like isoform X3, with protein MSGSTPEPAPPRVHSKKAGIRAAVILIGLLQKSRRAKEREREKERERKQELLTISNVPLGDCPPSPPRTAPPTMKSAEFFDMLERMQDDYIPYPRIEDILKKGSPYPQVILPQFGGYWIEDAEALAGTPTSSESSFCEEDDGGGMSPGGGFGFRLECNSSARAYRKHFLGREHMNYYCTGSSLGNLIMSLKHEEAEGQEFLRILLRSRTKTHHDRISLAGLNQLPSVPQIAKLLCDDVTGLKFNPVLYPRGSQLIVGYDEHEVNNTFKFGVIYQKFGQTSEEELFGNNEETPAFREFLSVLGDNIELNDFKGFRGGLDVSHGQTGSESVYTVFREREMMFHVSTKLPFTEGDVQQLQRKRHIGNDIVAAVFQEDATPFVPDMIASNFLHAYVLVQVENPGTEHTTYKVSVTAREDVPPFGPPLPNPAVFKKGPEFRDFLLTKLINAENACYKSDKFAKLEGRTRAALLDNLHDELHRQTQVTLGQGQAGEEDKLENGGHGGLLESFKRAMRVRSHSMETMVGSHRHRGPGVGGGVPASLSGGGLPQSTECTKSTFTPPVLSAKSPLKSPVKRRSGLFPRLHSSTESPSDRHTRSDQKTPDICPLGQEGRSETWSNPSSPERPFLKLKDCSRPNISRSSSSTSSFSSTTGEGEALEELDTGTHPSIASSSVFSPYPSLSVESQGSATPLIMCRSPTDVKSKMSPRSNLKFRFDKMSHATTTLGYDRWI; from the exons GAAGCAGGAACTGCTGACCATCTCCAATGTGCCCTTGGGAGATTGCCCCCCCTCGCCCCCCCGCACCGCCCCGCCCACCATGAAG tcTGCCGAGTTCTTTGACATGCTGGAAAGGATGCAG gatGACTACATCCCATACCCGCGGATAGAGGAC ATTCTGAAGAAGGGTAGCCCATACCCGCAGGTGATCCTGCCCCAGTTTGGGGGTTACTGGATTGAGGATGCCGAGGCGCTTGCGGGCACCCCCACCTCCTCGGAGAGCAGCTTCTGTGAGGAGGATGACGGAGGGGGCATGAGCCCTGGGGGAGGGTTCGGCTTCAGGCTGGAGTGTAACAGCTCGGCCAGGGCCTACCGCAAACATTTCCTGGGCAGG GAGCATATGAACTACTACTGCACAGGCAGCAGTCTGGGGAACCTCATTATGTCACTGAAGCACGAGGAGGCAGAGGGCCAGGAGTTCCTCCGCATCTTGCTCAG GTCGAGGACAAAGACACACCATGACAGGATCTCTCTGGCAGGCCTCAACCAGCTTCCCAGTGTACCCCAGATAGCCAAG CTCCTCTGTGACGACGTGACTGGCCTGAAGTTCAACCCGGTCCTGTACCCCAGA GGCTCTCAGTTGATAGTAGGTTATGACGAACATGAAGTGAACAACACCTTTAAGTTTGGTGTCATCTACCAGAAGTTTGGTCAG ACGTCAGAGGAGGAGTTGTTTGGGAACAATGAGGAGACGCCAGCCTTCCGGGAGTTCCTCAGTGTTCTGGGAGACAACATAGAGCTGAACGACTTTAAGGG GTTCCGTGGTGGTCTGGACGTATCTCACGGTCAGACAGGCTCTGAGTCCGTCTACACcgtcttcagagagagagagatgatgttcCACGTCTCCACTAAACTACCCTTCACTGAGGGAGACGTACAACAG CTCCAGAGGAAGAGGCACATAGGAAATGACATCGTGGCGGCGGTCTTCCAGGAAGATGCCACGCCCTTTGTGCCTGACATGATCGCCTCCAACTTCCTCCATGCGTATGTGCTGGTGCAGGTGGAGAACCCTGGTACTGAACACACTACATACAAG GTGTCTGTTACAGCGAGGGAGGATGTACCTCCGTTTGGCCCACCTCTCCCCAATCCAGCGGTCTTCAAGAAA GGTCCTGAGTTCCGCGacttcctcctgacaaagctgatCAATGCAGAGAACGCCTGCTACAAGTCTGACAAGTTTGCCAAGCTAGAG GGGCGGACACGAGCTGCGCTGCTGGATAACCTTCACGATGAGCTCCACAGACAGACCCAAGTTACTCTGGGGCAAGGCCAGGCTGGGGAGGAGGACAAGCTGGAGAATGGGGGCCATGGGGGACTGCTGGAGTCCTTCAAG CGTGCCATGCGCGTCCGGAGTCACTCCATGGAGACCATGGTGGGGTCCCACCGTCACCGAGGTCCAGGGGTGGGAGGGGGGGTGCCGGCCAGCTTGAGTGGAGGGGGGCTGCCGCAGAGCACCGAGTGCACAAAGAGTACCTTCACG CCACCGGTACTGTCAGCCAAGTCTCCCCTAAAGAGTCCAGTGAAGCGTCGTTCAGGCCTCTTCCCCCGCCTCCACTCCAGCACAGAGAGCCCCTCGGACAGACACACGCGCAG TGACCAAAAGACCCCAGACATCTGCCCGCTCGGACAGGAAGGGAGGTCAGAGACGTGGTCCAACCCCAGCTCGCCGGAGAG GCCGTTCCTCAAGCTGAAGGACTGCAGCAGACCCAACATCTCCCGCTCCTCCTCCAGCACCAGCAGCTTCAGCAGCACCACCGGGGAGGGAGAGGCCCTGGAGGAGCTTGACACT GGAACCCACCCGTCCATAGCCTCCTCGTCCGTGTTCAGCCCCTACCCTTCCCTCAGCGTGGAGAGCCAAGGCTCTGCCACCCCCCTCATCATGTGTCGCAGTCCCACAG ATGTAAAGAGTAAGATGTCTCCCAGGTCAAACTTGAAGTTCCGCTTTGACAAGATGAGTCACGCCACAACT ACATTAGGATATGATAGGTGGATATAG
- the LOC139549040 gene encoding rap1 GTPase-activating protein 2-like isoform X8 — protein MLRRKRSVSFGGFGWKQELLTISNVPLGDCPPSPPRTAPPTMKSAEFFDMLERMQDDYIPYPRIEDILKKGSPYPQVILPQFGGYWIEDAEALAGTPTSSESSFCEEDDGGGMSPGGGFGFRLECNSSARAYRKHFLGREHMNYYCTGSSLGNLIMSLKHEEAEGQEFLRILLRSRTKTHHDRISLAGLNQLPSVPQIAKLLCDDVTGLKFNPVLYPRGSQLIVGYDEHEVNNTFKFGVIYQKFGQTSEEELFGNNEETPAFREFLSVLGDNIELNDFKGFRGGLDVSHGQTGSESVYTVFREREMMFHVSTKLPFTEGDVQQLQRKRHIGNDIVAAVFQEDATPFVPDMIASNFLHAYVLVQVENPGTEHTTYKVSVTAREDVPPFGPPLPNPAVFKKGPEFRDFLLTKLINAENACYKSDKFAKLEGRTRAALLDNLHDELHRQTQVTLGQGQAGEEDKLENGGHGGLLESFKRAMRVRSHSMETMVGSHRHRGPGVGGGVPASLSGGGLPQSTECTKSTFTPPVLSAKSPLKSPVKRRSGLFPRLHSSTESPSDRHTRSDQKTPDICPLGQEGRSETWSNPSSPERPFLKLKDCSRPNISRSSSSTSSFSSTTGEGEALEELDTGTHPSIASSSVFSPYPSLSVESQGSATPLIMCRSPTDVKSKMSPRSNLKFRFDKMSHATTTLGYDRWI, from the exons GAAGCAGGAACTGCTGACCATCTCCAATGTGCCCTTGGGAGATTGCCCCCCCTCGCCCCCCCGCACCGCCCCGCCCACCATGAAG tcTGCCGAGTTCTTTGACATGCTGGAAAGGATGCAG gatGACTACATCCCATACCCGCGGATAGAGGAC ATTCTGAAGAAGGGTAGCCCATACCCGCAGGTGATCCTGCCCCAGTTTGGGGGTTACTGGATTGAGGATGCCGAGGCGCTTGCGGGCACCCCCACCTCCTCGGAGAGCAGCTTCTGTGAGGAGGATGACGGAGGGGGCATGAGCCCTGGGGGAGGGTTCGGCTTCAGGCTGGAGTGTAACAGCTCGGCCAGGGCCTACCGCAAACATTTCCTGGGCAGG GAGCATATGAACTACTACTGCACAGGCAGCAGTCTGGGGAACCTCATTATGTCACTGAAGCACGAGGAGGCAGAGGGCCAGGAGTTCCTCCGCATCTTGCTCAG GTCGAGGACAAAGACACACCATGACAGGATCTCTCTGGCAGGCCTCAACCAGCTTCCCAGTGTACCCCAGATAGCCAAG CTCCTCTGTGACGACGTGACTGGCCTGAAGTTCAACCCGGTCCTGTACCCCAGA GGCTCTCAGTTGATAGTAGGTTATGACGAACATGAAGTGAACAACACCTTTAAGTTTGGTGTCATCTACCAGAAGTTTGGTCAG ACGTCAGAGGAGGAGTTGTTTGGGAACAATGAGGAGACGCCAGCCTTCCGGGAGTTCCTCAGTGTTCTGGGAGACAACATAGAGCTGAACGACTTTAAGGG GTTCCGTGGTGGTCTGGACGTATCTCACGGTCAGACAGGCTCTGAGTCCGTCTACACcgtcttcagagagagagagatgatgttcCACGTCTCCACTAAACTACCCTTCACTGAGGGAGACGTACAACAG CTCCAGAGGAAGAGGCACATAGGAAATGACATCGTGGCGGCGGTCTTCCAGGAAGATGCCACGCCCTTTGTGCCTGACATGATCGCCTCCAACTTCCTCCATGCGTATGTGCTGGTGCAGGTGGAGAACCCTGGTACTGAACACACTACATACAAG GTGTCTGTTACAGCGAGGGAGGATGTACCTCCGTTTGGCCCACCTCTCCCCAATCCAGCGGTCTTCAAGAAA GGTCCTGAGTTCCGCGacttcctcctgacaaagctgatCAATGCAGAGAACGCCTGCTACAAGTCTGACAAGTTTGCCAAGCTAGAG GGGCGGACACGAGCTGCGCTGCTGGATAACCTTCACGATGAGCTCCACAGACAGACCCAAGTTACTCTGGGGCAAGGCCAGGCTGGGGAGGAGGACAAGCTGGAGAATGGGGGCCATGGGGGACTGCTGGAGTCCTTCAAG CGTGCCATGCGCGTCCGGAGTCACTCCATGGAGACCATGGTGGGGTCCCACCGTCACCGAGGTCCAGGGGTGGGAGGGGGGGTGCCGGCCAGCTTGAGTGGAGGGGGGCTGCCGCAGAGCACCGAGTGCACAAAGAGTACCTTCACG CCACCGGTACTGTCAGCCAAGTCTCCCCTAAAGAGTCCAGTGAAGCGTCGTTCAGGCCTCTTCCCCCGCCTCCACTCCAGCACAGAGAGCCCCTCGGACAGACACACGCGCAG TGACCAAAAGACCCCAGACATCTGCCCGCTCGGACAGGAAGGGAGGTCAGAGACGTGGTCCAACCCCAGCTCGCCGGAGAG GCCGTTCCTCAAGCTGAAGGACTGCAGCAGACCCAACATCTCCCGCTCCTCCTCCAGCACCAGCAGCTTCAGCAGCACCACCGGGGAGGGAGAGGCCCTGGAGGAGCTTGACACT GGAACCCACCCGTCCATAGCCTCCTCGTCCGTGTTCAGCCCCTACCCTTCCCTCAGCGTGGAGAGCCAAGGCTCTGCCACCCCCCTCATCATGTGTCGCAGTCCCACAG ATGTAAAGAGTAAGATGTCTCCCAGGTCAAACTTGAAGTTCCGCTTTGACAAGATGAGTCACGCCACAACT ACATTAGGATATGATAGGTGGATATAG